Proteins encoded in a region of the Nicotiana tomentosiformis chromosome 9, ASM39032v3, whole genome shotgun sequence genome:
- the LOC138898983 gene encoding uncharacterized protein translates to MKRQPLTDFLDDHPLPAEYEIYDELPDEDFLFIEELPPWTMFFDGSARRNSMGECVVLISPERPVFPFSLVLGETCSNNAAEYQALIIGLDMALDMKIQQLKIYDDSKLIINQLLGCYEVKKEDRLPYHQHASSLLERFDQVFLNHVPREENHKADALDNLATTMALGENESTKVYVCHQWVVPRLLVLQINESHHTFVRVIEEEDWRQPLIEYLEHGKLPEDPRQRTDIKQREPRFIFYKGTLFCRSFEGTILAIS, encoded by the coding sequence ATGAAAAGACAACCACTCACTGATTTTCTAGATGATCACCCTCTTCCGGCGGAATACGAGATATATGATGAGCTTCCAGATGAAGACTTTTTGTTCATTGAAGAATTGCCACCATGGACAATGTTCTTTGATGGATCCGCACGTCGTAACAGTATGGGGGAATGTGTTGTGTTGATCTCTCCGGAAAGACCAGTCTTTCCATTCTCCTTAGTTTTAGGTGAAACATGTTCCAACAATGCTGCAGAGTACCAAGCTTTGATCATCGGTCTTGATATGGCATTAGACATGAAGATTCAACAGTTAAAGATCTACGACGACTCGAAGTTGATCATCAACCAACTTTTGGGGTGTTATGAGGTAAAGAAGGAAGATCGCTTGCCATACCATCAACATGCTTCTAGTTTACTTGAAAGATTTGACCAAGTGTTCTTAAACCACGTACCAAGAGAAGAAAATCACAAGGCTGATGCTTTGGATAACTTGGCCACGACGATGGCACTTGGAGAGAATGAGTCAACAAAGGTATATGTGTGTCATCAATGGGTTGTTCCTAGACTTCTTGTTCTTCAAATTAACGAAAGCCATCATACATTTGTTCGAGTGATTGAAGAAGAAGATTGGAGGCAACCACTGATAGAGTACCTTGAACATGGAAAGTTACCTGAGGATCCGCGACAAAGAACAGACATCAAGCAAAGGGAACCACGATTCATCTTCTATAAGGGGACATTGTTTTGCCGCTCTTTTGAAGGGACTATTCTTGCGATATCTTGA